One part of the Anopheles coustani chromosome 2, idAnoCousDA_361_x.2, whole genome shotgun sequence genome encodes these proteins:
- the LOC131267001 gene encoding muskelin isoform X6 gives MAGTISDIKKLEYDIYKYSSYSSSYLPENIREDNPSNQTSRWSSNTNTPPQFLILKLERPAIVTRIKFGKYEKTHVCNLRKFRILGGLEEERMVLLFEGGLRNDAVPETFNLKHRTNSGELLPIKFVQIVPLLSWGPSFNFCIWYVELLGIEDSMFILSNLRKYNMLREVEIVRLFLKHCRQQGYSKTFRALQEETGVRLEDEQMTELHEILVNRGDFKKTEEMLMEFIDNGLMDHYLAKQEYKPQWSLQLTPEKEPRPGRRGGHQLVIDQTNSTIYLYGGWDGNEDLSDLWSYDVKSNRWTLIHENGQIFMLGRYLDSASRTEENINSDFYLYNTISREWYRISSDTSQDGGPKLVFDHQMCIDVDKQTIYVFGGRILEPKYANEEETTGNYRYSGLFSYHISTNTWTHIMVDCDDQLASSPHVHSIRSRVTHSMLFHHKHRKLYIFGGQRGKDYMTDFLIYDVDTNELSNMTPENNNTDTKNVPQSGFTQRATIDSEKDEIYVLTSLSKEKERRDLNINSFWLFSLAKKEWCCVYKSEHSNGENCYQKSSQHACHEPCPRYAHQIVYDGVNQVHFLFGGNPGTNSNVRLDDFWVLRLEKPNRANILRYCKYLLRKQEYEEITKNDPLAAILYLQTKLYDIIDHSDPVQLKEFHKLASLLFKSDTVDGETEPTSLLTCSLSGGAGAGSVGSSVGAGVSAPAVGSGTVTTAGVGGGGGSKHKQQRSDDDRQKEEENMAKVMRVESPKSLADEADTSSISSMSSSDCSNSQGPGTSAAQRLAAGTTATDGAGSSPAVSVNPTASSKATSSTVDDAGATSSTSRSGNSARNRSVDQQFEMKIRRCLLFNKLVDLMPEALCQPKKNISDFVLL, from the exons ATGGCTGGAACAATCTCGGACATCAAGAAGTTGGAGTACGATATCTACAAATACTCCAGCTATTCATCGTCCTACCTGCCCGA AAACATCCGGGAAGATAATCCTTCTAATCAAACATCGCGCTGGTCATCGAACACCAACACACCGCCCCAGTTTCTCATCCTGAAGCTCGAACGGCCGGCAATCGTGACGAGGATCAAGTTCGGGAAATATGAGAAAACGCACGTTTGCAACTTGCGCAAGTTCCGAATCCTCGGCGGGCTGGAGGAAGAACGCATGGTGCTGCTGTTCGAAGG CGGGCTACGGAATGACGCGGTGCCGGAAACGTTCAATTTGAAGCATCGCACCAACTCTGGCGAGCTCCTGCCGATCAAGTTCGTACAGATCGTGCCACTGCTGTCATGGGGGCCGAGCTTCAACTTTTGCATCTGGTACGTCGAGCTGCTGGGCATCGAGGACTCGATGTTCATCCTGTCGAACCTGCGCAAGTACAACATGCTACGGGAGGTCGAGATCGTCCGGCTGTTCCTGAAGCACTGCCGCCAGCAGGGGTACTCGAAAACCTTCCGTGCCCTGCAGGAGGAAACGGGAGTGCGCCTGGAGGACGAGCAGATGACGGAGCTGCACGAGATTCTTGTAAATAGAGGGGATTTTAAGAAGACTGAAGAAATGCTGATGGAATTTATCGACA ACGGCCTAATGGATCACTACCTCGCGAAGCAAGAGTACAAACCGCAGTGGAGCCTGCAGCTGACGCCGGAAAAGGAACCGAGACCGGGGCGGCGCGGAGGGCACCAGCTGGTGATCGATCAGACGAACAGCACGATCTACCTGTACGGTGGCTGGGATGGTAACGAGGATCTCAGCGATCTCTGGTCGTACGACGTCAAGTCGAACCGGTGGACGTTGATCCACGA AAACGGACAGATTTTCATGCTCGGGCGCTACCTGGACAGTGCGTCCCGGACGGAGGAGAACATCAATAGCGACTTTTACCTTTACAACACCATCTCCCGGGAGTGGTACCGCATTTCCAGCGATACGAGCCAGGACGGGGGGCCGAAGCTGGTGTTCGACCACCAGATGTGCATCGACGTCGATAAGCAGACGATCTACGTGTTTGGCGGTCGCATCCTGGAACCTAAGTATGC AAACGAGGAGGAAACGACAGGCAACTATCGGTACTCGGGCCTGTTTTCGTACCACATCAGCACCAACACCTGGACGCACATTATGGTGGACTGCGATGATCAGCTCGCTTCCAGCCCGCACGTGCACAGCATTCGATCGCGTGTGACACATTCGATGCTGTTCCATCAT AAACATCGCAAATTGTACATCTTTGGTGGGCAACGCGGCAAGGACTACATGACGGACTTCCTCATCTACGATGTAGACACCAACGAGCTGTCCAACATGACGCCGGAGAATAACAATACCGACACGAAGAACGTACCGCAGTCGGGATTCACGCAGCGCGCAACGATCGACAGCGAAAAGGACGAGATTTACGTTTTGACG AGCCTCAGCAAGGAGAAGGAGCGCCGCGATCTGAACATAAACTCGTTCTGGCTGTTCTCGTTGGCCAAGAAGGAGTGGTGCTGCGTGTACAAGAGTGAACACTCGAACGGGGAAAACTGCTACCAGAAGAGCAGCCAGCACGCCTGCCATGAGCCATGCCCGCGGTATGCGCACCAGATCGTGTACGATGGCGTGAACCAGGTGCACTTCCTGTTCGGCGGTAACCCGGGTACGAACTCCAACGTGCGGCTGGACGATTTCTGGGTGCTGCGGTTGGAGAAACCGAATCGTGCGAACATCCTGCGCTACTGCAAGTACCTGTTGCGCAAGCAGGAGTACGAGGAGATTACGAAAAATGACCCGCTAGCGGCGATACTGTACCTGCAAACGAAGTTGTACGACATTATTGACCACAGCGATCCGGTACAGCTGAAGGAGTTCCACAAGCTGGCATCGCTACTGTTCAAATCGGACACGGTCGATGGTGAAACGGAACCGACCAGCCTGCTAACTTGTTCTCTAAGTGGTGGCGCTGGCGCTGGCAGTGTAGGATCTTCCGTTGGTGCTGGTGTTTCTGCCCCGGCCGTTGGTAGTGGTACGGTCACAACGGCAGgagtcggtggtggtggtggcagcaAGCACAAACAACAACGTAGTGACGACGATCGGCagaaggaggaagaaaacatGGCCAAAGTGATGCGCGTGGAGTCACCGAAGAGTCTCGCAGATGAAGCGGACACTTCCAGCATCAGCTCGATGAGCAGCAGTGACTGTTCGAACTCGCAAGGACCAGGAACTTCGGCCGCCCAGAGATTGGCCGCGGGAACAACGGCTACGGATGGTGCTGGATCGTCGCCTGCCGTGTCCGTCAATCCCACAGCGTCCTCCAAGGCGACAAGCAGCACGGTGGACGATGCCGGTGCCACATCGTCTACTTCCCGCTCCGGTAATAGCGCACGCAATCGATCGGTCGATCAGCAGTTTGAGATGAAAATAAGGCGCTGTCTGCTGTTCAACAAACTCGTCGACTTGATGCCGGAAGCTCTATGTCAACCGAAGAAAAATATCAGCGATTTTGTACTGCTGTAG
- the LOC131267001 gene encoding muskelin isoform X5 has product MAGTISDIKKLEYDIYKYSSYSSSYLPENIREDNPSNQTSRWSSNTNTPPQFLILKLERPAIVTRIKFGKYEKTHVCNLRKFRILGGLEEERMVLLFEGGLRNDAVPETFNLKHRTNSGELLPIKFVQIVPLLSWGPSFNFCIWYVELLGIEDSMFILSNLRKYNMLREVEIVRLFLKHCRQQGYSKTFRALQEETGVRLEDEQMTELHEILVNRGDFKKTEEMLMEFIDNGLMDHYLAKQEYKPQWSLQLTPEKEPRPGRRGGHQLVIDQTNSTIYLYGGWDGNEDLSDLWSYDVKSNRWTLIHERSELLDGPTPRACHKMVYDTRNGQIFMLGRYLDSASRTEENINSDFYLYNTISREWYRISSDTSQDGGPKLVFDHQMCIDVDKQTIYVFGGRILEPKYANEEETTGNYRYSGLFSYHISTNTWTHIMVDCDDQLASSPHVHSIRSRVTHSMLFHHKHRKLYIFGGQRGKDYMTDFLIYDVDTNELSNMTPENNNTDTKNVPQSGFTQRATIDSEKDEIYVLTSLSKEKERRDLNINSFWLFSLAKKEWCCVYKSEHSNGENCYQKSSQHACHEPCPRYAHQIVYDGVNQVHFLFGGNPGTNSNVRLDDFWVLRLEKPNRANILRYCKYLLRKQEYEEITKNDPLAAILYLQTKLYDIIDHSDPVQLKEFHKLASLLFKSDTVDGETEPTSLLTCSLSGGAGAGSVGSSVGAGVSAPAVGSGTVTTAGVGGGGGSKHKQQRSDDDRQKEEENMAKVMRVESPKSLADEADTSSISSMSSSDCSNSQGPGTSAAQRLAAGTTATDGAGSSPAVSVNPTASSKATSSTVDDAGATSSTSRSGNSARNRSVDQQFEMKIRRCLLFNKLVDLMPEALCQPKKNISDFVLL; this is encoded by the exons ATGGCTGGAACAATCTCGGACATCAAGAAGTTGGAGTACGATATCTACAAATACTCCAGCTATTCATCGTCCTACCTGCCCGA AAACATCCGGGAAGATAATCCTTCTAATCAAACATCGCGCTGGTCATCGAACACCAACACACCGCCCCAGTTTCTCATCCTGAAGCTCGAACGGCCGGCAATCGTGACGAGGATCAAGTTCGGGAAATATGAGAAAACGCACGTTTGCAACTTGCGCAAGTTCCGAATCCTCGGCGGGCTGGAGGAAGAACGCATGGTGCTGCTGTTCGAAGG CGGGCTACGGAATGACGCGGTGCCGGAAACGTTCAATTTGAAGCATCGCACCAACTCTGGCGAGCTCCTGCCGATCAAGTTCGTACAGATCGTGCCACTGCTGTCATGGGGGCCGAGCTTCAACTTTTGCATCTGGTACGTCGAGCTGCTGGGCATCGAGGACTCGATGTTCATCCTGTCGAACCTGCGCAAGTACAACATGCTACGGGAGGTCGAGATCGTCCGGCTGTTCCTGAAGCACTGCCGCCAGCAGGGGTACTCGAAAACCTTCCGTGCCCTGCAGGAGGAAACGGGAGTGCGCCTGGAGGACGAGCAGATGACGGAGCTGCACGAGATTCTTGTAAATAGAGGGGATTTTAAGAAGACTGAAGAAATGCTGATGGAATTTATCGACA ACGGCCTAATGGATCACTACCTCGCGAAGCAAGAGTACAAACCGCAGTGGAGCCTGCAGCTGACGCCGGAAAAGGAACCGAGACCGGGGCGGCGCGGAGGGCACCAGCTGGTGATCGATCAGACGAACAGCACGATCTACCTGTACGGTGGCTGGGATGGTAACGAGGATCTCAGCGATCTCTGGTCGTACGACGTCAAGTCGAACCGGTGGACGTTGATCCACGAGCGCTCGGAGCTGCTCGACGGTCCGACTCCCCGCGCTTGCCACAAGATGGTGTACGACACGAGAAACGGACAGATTTTCATGCTCGGGCGCTACCTGGACAGTGCGTCCCGGACGGAGGAGAACATCAATAGCGACTTTTACCTTTACAACACCATCTCCCGGGAGTGGTACCGCATTTCCAGCGATACGAGCCAGGACGGGGGGCCGAAGCTGGTGTTCGACCACCAGATGTGCATCGACGTCGATAAGCAGACGATCTACGTGTTTGGCGGTCGCATCCTGGAACCTAAGTATGC AAACGAGGAGGAAACGACAGGCAACTATCGGTACTCGGGCCTGTTTTCGTACCACATCAGCACCAACACCTGGACGCACATTATGGTGGACTGCGATGATCAGCTCGCTTCCAGCCCGCACGTGCACAGCATTCGATCGCGTGTGACACATTCGATGCTGTTCCATCAT AAACATCGCAAATTGTACATCTTTGGTGGGCAACGCGGCAAGGACTACATGACGGACTTCCTCATCTACGATGTAGACACCAACGAGCTGTCCAACATGACGCCGGAGAATAACAATACCGACACGAAGAACGTACCGCAGTCGGGATTCACGCAGCGCGCAACGATCGACAGCGAAAAGGACGAGATTTACGTTTTGACG AGCCTCAGCAAGGAGAAGGAGCGCCGCGATCTGAACATAAACTCGTTCTGGCTGTTCTCGTTGGCCAAGAAGGAGTGGTGCTGCGTGTACAAGAGTGAACACTCGAACGGGGAAAACTGCTACCAGAAGAGCAGCCAGCACGCCTGCCATGAGCCATGCCCGCGGTATGCGCACCAGATCGTGTACGATGGCGTGAACCAGGTGCACTTCCTGTTCGGCGGTAACCCGGGTACGAACTCCAACGTGCGGCTGGACGATTTCTGGGTGCTGCGGTTGGAGAAACCGAATCGTGCGAACATCCTGCGCTACTGCAAGTACCTGTTGCGCAAGCAGGAGTACGAGGAGATTACGAAAAATGACCCGCTAGCGGCGATACTGTACCTGCAAACGAAGTTGTACGACATTATTGACCACAGCGATCCGGTACAGCTGAAGGAGTTCCACAAGCTGGCATCGCTACTGTTCAAATCGGACACGGTCGATGGTGAAACGGAACCGACCAGCCTGCTAACTTGTTCTCTAAGTGGTGGCGCTGGCGCTGGCAGTGTAGGATCTTCCGTTGGTGCTGGTGTTTCTGCCCCGGCCGTTGGTAGTGGTACGGTCACAACGGCAGgagtcggtggtggtggtggcagcaAGCACAAACAACAACGTAGTGACGACGATCGGCagaaggaggaagaaaacatGGCCAAAGTGATGCGCGTGGAGTCACCGAAGAGTCTCGCAGATGAAGCGGACACTTCCAGCATCAGCTCGATGAGCAGCAGTGACTGTTCGAACTCGCAAGGACCAGGAACTTCGGCCGCCCAGAGATTGGCCGCGGGAACAACGGCTACGGATGGTGCTGGATCGTCGCCTGCCGTGTCCGTCAATCCCACAGCGTCCTCCAAGGCGACAAGCAGCACGGTGGACGATGCCGGTGCCACATCGTCTACTTCCCGCTCCGGTAATAGCGCACGCAATCGATCGGTCGATCAGCAGTTTGAGATGAAAATAAGGCGCTGTCTGCTGTTCAACAAACTCGTCGACTTGATGCCGGAAGCTCTATGTCAACCGAAGAAAAATATCAGCGATTTTGTACTGCTGTAG
- the LOC131267001 gene encoding muskelin isoform X1: MAGTISDIKKLEYDIYKYSSYSSSYLPENIREDNPSNQTSRWSSNTNTPPQFLILKLERPAIVTRIKFGKYEKTHVCNLRKFRILGGLEEERMVLLFEGGLRNDAVPETFNLKHRTNSGELLPIKFVQIVPLLSWGPSFNFCIWYVELLGIEDSMFILSNLRKYNMLREVEIVRLFLKHCRQQGYSKTFRALQEETGVRLEDEQMTELHEILVNRGDFKKTEEMLMEFIDNGLMDHYLAKQEYKPQWSLQLTPEKEPRPGRRGGHQLVIDQTNSTIYLYGGWDGNEDLSDLWSYDVKSNRWTLIHERSELLDGPTPRACHKMVYDTRNGQIFMLGRYLDSASRTEENINSDFYLYNTISREWYRISSDTSQDGGPKLVFDHQMCIDVDKQTIYVFGGRILEPNYRISLSFRNEEETTGNYRYSGLFSYHISTNTWTHIMVDCDDQLASSPHVHSIRSRVTHSMLFHHKHRKLYIFGGQRGKDYMTDFLIYDVDTNELSNMTPENNNTDTKNVPQSGFTQRATIDSEKDEIYVLTVGADCSLSKEKERRDLNINSFWLFSLAKKEWCCVYKSEHSNGENCYQKSSQHACHEPCPRYAHQIVYDGVNQVHFLFGGNPGTNSNVRLDDFWVLRLEKPNRANILRYCKYLLRKQEYEEITKNDPLAAILYLQTKLYDIIDHSDPVQLKEFHKLASLLFKSDTVDGETEPTSLLTCSLSGGAGAGSVGSSVGAGVSAPAVGSGTVTTAGVGGGGGSKHKQQRSDDDRQKEEENMAKVMRVESPKSLADEADTSSISSMSSSDCSNSQGPGTSAAQRLAAGTTATDGAGSSPAVSVNPTASSKATSSTVDDAGATSSTSRSGNSARNRSVDQQFEMKIRRCLLFNKLVDLMPEALCQPKKNISDFVLL, from the exons ATGGCTGGAACAATCTCGGACATCAAGAAGTTGGAGTACGATATCTACAAATACTCCAGCTATTCATCGTCCTACCTGCCCGA AAACATCCGGGAAGATAATCCTTCTAATCAAACATCGCGCTGGTCATCGAACACCAACACACCGCCCCAGTTTCTCATCCTGAAGCTCGAACGGCCGGCAATCGTGACGAGGATCAAGTTCGGGAAATATGAGAAAACGCACGTTTGCAACTTGCGCAAGTTCCGAATCCTCGGCGGGCTGGAGGAAGAACGCATGGTGCTGCTGTTCGAAGG CGGGCTACGGAATGACGCGGTGCCGGAAACGTTCAATTTGAAGCATCGCACCAACTCTGGCGAGCTCCTGCCGATCAAGTTCGTACAGATCGTGCCACTGCTGTCATGGGGGCCGAGCTTCAACTTTTGCATCTGGTACGTCGAGCTGCTGGGCATCGAGGACTCGATGTTCATCCTGTCGAACCTGCGCAAGTACAACATGCTACGGGAGGTCGAGATCGTCCGGCTGTTCCTGAAGCACTGCCGCCAGCAGGGGTACTCGAAAACCTTCCGTGCCCTGCAGGAGGAAACGGGAGTGCGCCTGGAGGACGAGCAGATGACGGAGCTGCACGAGATTCTTGTAAATAGAGGGGATTTTAAGAAGACTGAAGAAATGCTGATGGAATTTATCGACA ACGGCCTAATGGATCACTACCTCGCGAAGCAAGAGTACAAACCGCAGTGGAGCCTGCAGCTGACGCCGGAAAAGGAACCGAGACCGGGGCGGCGCGGAGGGCACCAGCTGGTGATCGATCAGACGAACAGCACGATCTACCTGTACGGTGGCTGGGATGGTAACGAGGATCTCAGCGATCTCTGGTCGTACGACGTCAAGTCGAACCGGTGGACGTTGATCCACGAGCGCTCGGAGCTGCTCGACGGTCCGACTCCCCGCGCTTGCCACAAGATGGTGTACGACACGAGAAACGGACAGATTTTCATGCTCGGGCGCTACCTGGACAGTGCGTCCCGGACGGAGGAGAACATCAATAGCGACTTTTACCTTTACAACACCATCTCCCGGGAGTGGTACCGCATTTCCAGCGATACGAGCCAGGACGGGGGGCCGAAGCTGGTGTTCGACCACCAGATGTGCATCGACGTCGATAAGCAGACGATCTACGTGTTTGGCGGTCGCATCCTGGAACCTAA TTACAGAATTTCTTTATCGTTTAGAAACGAGGAGGAAACGACAGGCAACTATCGGTACTCGGGCCTGTTTTCGTACCACATCAGCACCAACACCTGGACGCACATTATGGTGGACTGCGATGATCAGCTCGCTTCCAGCCCGCACGTGCACAGCATTCGATCGCGTGTGACACATTCGATGCTGTTCCATCAT AAACATCGCAAATTGTACATCTTTGGTGGGCAACGCGGCAAGGACTACATGACGGACTTCCTCATCTACGATGTAGACACCAACGAGCTGTCCAACATGACGCCGGAGAATAACAATACCGACACGAAGAACGTACCGCAGTCGGGATTCACGCAGCGCGCAACGATCGACAGCGAAAAGGACGAGATTTACGTTTTGACGGTAGGAGCCGATTGT AGCCTCAGCAAGGAGAAGGAGCGCCGCGATCTGAACATAAACTCGTTCTGGCTGTTCTCGTTGGCCAAGAAGGAGTGGTGCTGCGTGTACAAGAGTGAACACTCGAACGGGGAAAACTGCTACCAGAAGAGCAGCCAGCACGCCTGCCATGAGCCATGCCCGCGGTATGCGCACCAGATCGTGTACGATGGCGTGAACCAGGTGCACTTCCTGTTCGGCGGTAACCCGGGTACGAACTCCAACGTGCGGCTGGACGATTTCTGGGTGCTGCGGTTGGAGAAACCGAATCGTGCGAACATCCTGCGCTACTGCAAGTACCTGTTGCGCAAGCAGGAGTACGAGGAGATTACGAAAAATGACCCGCTAGCGGCGATACTGTACCTGCAAACGAAGTTGTACGACATTATTGACCACAGCGATCCGGTACAGCTGAAGGAGTTCCACAAGCTGGCATCGCTACTGTTCAAATCGGACACGGTCGATGGTGAAACGGAACCGACCAGCCTGCTAACTTGTTCTCTAAGTGGTGGCGCTGGCGCTGGCAGTGTAGGATCTTCCGTTGGTGCTGGTGTTTCTGCCCCGGCCGTTGGTAGTGGTACGGTCACAACGGCAGgagtcggtggtggtggtggcagcaAGCACAAACAACAACGTAGTGACGACGATCGGCagaaggaggaagaaaacatGGCCAAAGTGATGCGCGTGGAGTCACCGAAGAGTCTCGCAGATGAAGCGGACACTTCCAGCATCAGCTCGATGAGCAGCAGTGACTGTTCGAACTCGCAAGGACCAGGAACTTCGGCCGCCCAGAGATTGGCCGCGGGAACAACGGCTACGGATGGTGCTGGATCGTCGCCTGCCGTGTCCGTCAATCCCACAGCGTCCTCCAAGGCGACAAGCAGCACGGTGGACGATGCCGGTGCCACATCGTCTACTTCCCGCTCCGGTAATAGCGCACGCAATCGATCGGTCGATCAGCAGTTTGAGATGAAAATAAGGCGCTGTCTGCTGTTCAACAAACTCGTCGACTTGATGCCGGAAGCTCTATGTCAACCGAAGAAAAATATCAGCGATTTTGTACTGCTGTAG
- the LOC131267001 gene encoding muskelin isoform X3, with translation MAGTISDIKKLEYDIYKYSSYSSSYLPENIREDNPSNQTSRWSSNTNTPPQFLILKLERPAIVTRIKFGKYEKTHVCNLRKFRILGGLEEERMVLLFEGGLRNDAVPETFNLKHRTNSGELLPIKFVQIVPLLSWGPSFNFCIWYVELLGIEDSMFILSNLRKYNMLREVEIVRLFLKHCRQQGYSKTFRALQEETGVRLEDEQMTELHEILVNRGDFKKTEEMLMEFIDNGLMDHYLAKQEYKPQWSLQLTPEKEPRPGRRGGHQLVIDQTNSTIYLYGGWDGNEDLSDLWSYDVKSNRWTLIHERSELLDGPTPRACHKMVYDTRNGQIFMLGRYLDSASRTEENINSDFYLYNTISREWYRISSDTSQDGGPKLVFDHQMCIDVDKQTIYVFGGRILEPNYRISLSFRNEEETTGNYRYSGLFSYHISTNTWTHIMVDCDDQLASSPHVHSIRSRVTHSMLFHHKHRKLYIFGGQRGKDYMTDFLIYDVDTNELSNMTPENNNTDTKNVPQSGFTQRATIDSEKDEIYVLTSLSKEKERRDLNINSFWLFSLAKKEWCCVYKSEHSNGENCYQKSSQHACHEPCPRYAHQIVYDGVNQVHFLFGGNPGTNSNVRLDDFWVLRLEKPNRANILRYCKYLLRKQEYEEITKNDPLAAILYLQTKLYDIIDHSDPVQLKEFHKLASLLFKSDTVDGETEPTSLLTCSLSGGAGAGSVGSSVGAGVSAPAVGSGTVTTAGVGGGGGSKHKQQRSDDDRQKEEENMAKVMRVESPKSLADEADTSSISSMSSSDCSNSQGPGTSAAQRLAAGTTATDGAGSSPAVSVNPTASSKATSSTVDDAGATSSTSRSGNSARNRSVDQQFEMKIRRCLLFNKLVDLMPEALCQPKKNISDFVLL, from the exons ATGGCTGGAACAATCTCGGACATCAAGAAGTTGGAGTACGATATCTACAAATACTCCAGCTATTCATCGTCCTACCTGCCCGA AAACATCCGGGAAGATAATCCTTCTAATCAAACATCGCGCTGGTCATCGAACACCAACACACCGCCCCAGTTTCTCATCCTGAAGCTCGAACGGCCGGCAATCGTGACGAGGATCAAGTTCGGGAAATATGAGAAAACGCACGTTTGCAACTTGCGCAAGTTCCGAATCCTCGGCGGGCTGGAGGAAGAACGCATGGTGCTGCTGTTCGAAGG CGGGCTACGGAATGACGCGGTGCCGGAAACGTTCAATTTGAAGCATCGCACCAACTCTGGCGAGCTCCTGCCGATCAAGTTCGTACAGATCGTGCCACTGCTGTCATGGGGGCCGAGCTTCAACTTTTGCATCTGGTACGTCGAGCTGCTGGGCATCGAGGACTCGATGTTCATCCTGTCGAACCTGCGCAAGTACAACATGCTACGGGAGGTCGAGATCGTCCGGCTGTTCCTGAAGCACTGCCGCCAGCAGGGGTACTCGAAAACCTTCCGTGCCCTGCAGGAGGAAACGGGAGTGCGCCTGGAGGACGAGCAGATGACGGAGCTGCACGAGATTCTTGTAAATAGAGGGGATTTTAAGAAGACTGAAGAAATGCTGATGGAATTTATCGACA ACGGCCTAATGGATCACTACCTCGCGAAGCAAGAGTACAAACCGCAGTGGAGCCTGCAGCTGACGCCGGAAAAGGAACCGAGACCGGGGCGGCGCGGAGGGCACCAGCTGGTGATCGATCAGACGAACAGCACGATCTACCTGTACGGTGGCTGGGATGGTAACGAGGATCTCAGCGATCTCTGGTCGTACGACGTCAAGTCGAACCGGTGGACGTTGATCCACGAGCGCTCGGAGCTGCTCGACGGTCCGACTCCCCGCGCTTGCCACAAGATGGTGTACGACACGAGAAACGGACAGATTTTCATGCTCGGGCGCTACCTGGACAGTGCGTCCCGGACGGAGGAGAACATCAATAGCGACTTTTACCTTTACAACACCATCTCCCGGGAGTGGTACCGCATTTCCAGCGATACGAGCCAGGACGGGGGGCCGAAGCTGGTGTTCGACCACCAGATGTGCATCGACGTCGATAAGCAGACGATCTACGTGTTTGGCGGTCGCATCCTGGAACCTAA TTACAGAATTTCTTTATCGTTTAGAAACGAGGAGGAAACGACAGGCAACTATCGGTACTCGGGCCTGTTTTCGTACCACATCAGCACCAACACCTGGACGCACATTATGGTGGACTGCGATGATCAGCTCGCTTCCAGCCCGCACGTGCACAGCATTCGATCGCGTGTGACACATTCGATGCTGTTCCATCAT AAACATCGCAAATTGTACATCTTTGGTGGGCAACGCGGCAAGGACTACATGACGGACTTCCTCATCTACGATGTAGACACCAACGAGCTGTCCAACATGACGCCGGAGAATAACAATACCGACACGAAGAACGTACCGCAGTCGGGATTCACGCAGCGCGCAACGATCGACAGCGAAAAGGACGAGATTTACGTTTTGACG AGCCTCAGCAAGGAGAAGGAGCGCCGCGATCTGAACATAAACTCGTTCTGGCTGTTCTCGTTGGCCAAGAAGGAGTGGTGCTGCGTGTACAAGAGTGAACACTCGAACGGGGAAAACTGCTACCAGAAGAGCAGCCAGCACGCCTGCCATGAGCCATGCCCGCGGTATGCGCACCAGATCGTGTACGATGGCGTGAACCAGGTGCACTTCCTGTTCGGCGGTAACCCGGGTACGAACTCCAACGTGCGGCTGGACGATTTCTGGGTGCTGCGGTTGGAGAAACCGAATCGTGCGAACATCCTGCGCTACTGCAAGTACCTGTTGCGCAAGCAGGAGTACGAGGAGATTACGAAAAATGACCCGCTAGCGGCGATACTGTACCTGCAAACGAAGTTGTACGACATTATTGACCACAGCGATCCGGTACAGCTGAAGGAGTTCCACAAGCTGGCATCGCTACTGTTCAAATCGGACACGGTCGATGGTGAAACGGAACCGACCAGCCTGCTAACTTGTTCTCTAAGTGGTGGCGCTGGCGCTGGCAGTGTAGGATCTTCCGTTGGTGCTGGTGTTTCTGCCCCGGCCGTTGGTAGTGGTACGGTCACAACGGCAGgagtcggtggtggtggtggcagcaAGCACAAACAACAACGTAGTGACGACGATCGGCagaaggaggaagaaaacatGGCCAAAGTGATGCGCGTGGAGTCACCGAAGAGTCTCGCAGATGAAGCGGACACTTCCAGCATCAGCTCGATGAGCAGCAGTGACTGTTCGAACTCGCAAGGACCAGGAACTTCGGCCGCCCAGAGATTGGCCGCGGGAACAACGGCTACGGATGGTGCTGGATCGTCGCCTGCCGTGTCCGTCAATCCCACAGCGTCCTCCAAGGCGACAAGCAGCACGGTGGACGATGCCGGTGCCACATCGTCTACTTCCCGCTCCGGTAATAGCGCACGCAATCGATCGGTCGATCAGCAGTTTGAGATGAAAATAAGGCGCTGTCTGCTGTTCAACAAACTCGTCGACTTGATGCCGGAAGCTCTATGTCAACCGAAGAAAAATATCAGCGATTTTGTACTGCTGTAG